The Oncorhynchus masou masou isolate Uvic2021 chromosome 8, UVic_Omas_1.1, whole genome shotgun sequence genome has a window encoding:
- the LOC135544137 gene encoding endosialin-like encodes MVQMGKMSSALRSCALLAVLCACWPPWTLGQELQEQDALCTADGCYAVYFQRKTFRESARFCKDKRGSLATLKSSEEAAIVHELLSSVEQRGSRARVRLWIGLHRQPRQCSATRPLRGFQWITGEQDTQYRNWLRADSPSTCAAPRCVVISVNTAADTREQHDNFKWLDGSCSLAVDGFMCHYNYRGMCPSLKSEGGGPALYTTPFNLLSTILTHIPFGSVATLPCPDNEDSLGDQSVLCMLREDGSVGWSKDAPLCSNGPQDWCEEENGGCEHFCQNADTHYYCECSEGFTLAEDGQTCQPNHSCGTANCEFDCEENTKGFRCKCPNGYLLAPGGRNCLDVDECLQAPCPHICVNAPGTFECRCNEGYEPDEDGECVDVDECKDSSSCAHRCENTPGSYACHCRQGFTELPGDPGLCQDIDDCQISTSCHQKCLNYVGGFECYCEAGYELQSDQYSCMAIPEGEHEYSSTATSSYQTSFSWVPEFPDWVTDTTALEWLTEQTSLERLPTEKTASMPVPHRPSNDHNSHWDVLTRRKPAQNTVTPLPSSSSQEDDVTQSQAGDPTVVSSVSDSHHPAVQNDRGAGRVVETADSNSEIKAATTPTITLRVPIPAQTTAFALGAERPDSKGKRKQDKSWLLVALLVPLCVFIVVMLALGIVYCTSCAVEQNKRITDCYRWIVTSKSEDKNKAKSPA; translated from the coding sequence ATGGTACAGATGGGGAAGATGAGCAGTGCCTTGCGCTCCTGTGCTCTTCTGGCAGTCTTGTGTGCCTGCTGGCCTCCCTGGACTCTGGGACAAGAGCTGCAGGAACAAGATGCCCTCTGCACTGCAGATGGCTGCTACGCCGTCTATTTCCAACGTAAGACTTTTCGGGAATCTGCAAGGTTTTGCAAGGACAAACGTGGTTCCCTGGCAACCCTAAAGAGTTCTGAGGAAGCGGCTATAGTCCATGAGCTCCTTTCGTCGGTGGAGCAGCGCGGCTCTCGGGCCAGGGTCAGACTGTGGATTGGGCTCCATCGCCAGCCCAGGCAGTGCTCTGCCACACGCCCACTCAGGGGATTCCAATGGATCACAGGTGAACAGGACACCCAGTACAGAAACTGGCTGAGAGCGGACTCACCTAGTACCTGTGCCGCGCCCCGCTGTGTCGTCATAAGCGTCAACACTGCTGCTGACACCCGGGAGCAGCACGACAACTTCAAATGGCTGGATGGCTCCTGCTCACTGGCTGTGGATGGATTCATGTGTCACTACAACTACCGGGGGATGTGCCCTTCCCTGAAGAGTGAGGGAGGTGGACCTgctctgtataccacccctttcAACCTGCTCAGCACCATCCTCACTCACATCCCCTTTGGCTCAGTAGCCACCTTGCCCTGCCCAGATAATGAAGACAGCTTAGGAGACCAGTCTGTTCTTTGCATGctgagggaggatgggagtgtGGGCTGGTCAAAGGATGCCCCCCTCTGCTCTAATGGCCCCCAGGACTGGTGTGAAGAGGAAAATGGTGGCTGTGAGCATTTCTGTCAGAATGCTGACACACACTATTACTGTGAGTGTTCTGAAGGCTTCACACTGGCAGAGGACGGCCAGACCTGCCAGCCGAACCATTCCTGTGGCACGGCCAACTGTGAGTTTGACTGTGAAGAGAATACTAAAGGATTCCGCTGCAAATGTCCAAATGGTTACCTGTTGGCACCTGGTGGACGCAACTGCCTGGATGTTGATGAGTGTCTGCAGGCGCCCTGCCCTCATATCTGTGTAAATGCTCCTGGGACATTTGAGTGTCGCTGCAATGAGGGCTACGAGCCTGATGAAGACGGAGAATGTGTGGATGTCGATGAATGCAAAGATTCCAGCAGCTGTGCACACAGATGTGAGAACACCCCTGGTTCCTATGCCTGCCACTGCCGACAAGGCTTCACTGAGCTGCCCGGTGATCCAGGCTTATGCCAGGACATCGATGATTGTCAGATCTCCACAAGCTGCCACCAGAAGTGCCTCAACTATGTGGGTGGGTTTGAGTGCTATTGTGAGGCAGGGTACGAGCTGCAGTCAGACCAGTATTCCTGTATGGCCATTCCAGAGGGTGAACATGAGTATTCATCCACAGCTACCTCATCCTACCAAACCTCTTTCTCCTGGGTCCCCGAATTCCCAGACTGGGTTACCGACACCACAGCTTTGGAGTGGCTGACAGAGCAGACCAGCCTTGAGAGGCTTCCTACTGAGAAGACAGCCTCTATGCCGGTTCCACACAGGCCGTCGAATGACCATAACTCACACTGGGATGTTCTCACACGGAGAAAGCCCGCTCAGAACACTGTCACACCCTTGCCCAGCTCATCCTCCCAGGAAGATGATGTCACTCAAAGCCAAGCAGGTGATCCCACAGTGGTGTCCAGCGTTAGTGACAGCCACCACCCAGCAGTCCAGAATGACAGGGGGGCTGGGAGAGTGGTAGAAACCGCAGACAGTAACTCTGAGATTAAGGCCgccaccacccccaccatcacACTCAGAGTCCCAATTCCAGCCCAAACAACAGCATTCGCATTAGGGGCAGAGCGGCCTGACAGTAAGGGCAAAAGGAAGCAGGACAAGAGCTGGCTTCTCGTAGCACTCCTGGTGCCCCTGTGTGTTTTCATTGTGGTGATGCTGGCTCTGGGCATTGTGTACTGCACTAGCTGTGCGGTAGAACaaaacaagagaatcactgactgTTACCGCTGGATCGTCACCTCCAAATCAGAAGATAAGAACAAGGCGAAATCTCCTGCTTGA
- the LOC135544138 gene encoding ras-related protein Rab-1A-like, with product MNPEYDYLFKLLLIGDSGVGKSCLLLRFADDTYTESFISTIGVDFKIRTIELDGRTIKLQIWDTAGQERFRTITSSYYRGAHGIIVVYDVTDQESYNNIKQWLQEIGRYASENVNKLLVGNKCDLTTKKVVDYTTAKEFADSLSIPFLETSAKDATNVEQSFMTMAAEIKKRMGPGATAGGEKHNLKIDSTPVRQSGGGCC from the exons ATGAATCCTGAATA TGACTACCTGTTCAAGCTGCTTCTGATTGGTGATTCAGGGGTGGGAAAGTCTTGCCTCCTGCTTCGATTTGCG GATGACACCTACACGGAAAGTTTCATAAGCACCATCGGCGTGGACTTCAAAATCCGAACTATTGAATTGGATGGCCGGACCATCAAACTACAGATT TGGGACACTGCTGGTCAGGAGCGGTTTCGCACCATCACCTCCAGCTATTACAGAGGAGCCCATGGTATCATCGTTGTCTATGATGTAACAGATCAG GAGTCTTACAACAATATAAAGCAGTGGCTGCAGGAGATTGGCCGCTATGCCAGCGAGAATGTCAACAAGCTGCTGGTGGGTAACAAGTGTGACCTCACCACCAAGAAGGTAGTAGACTACACGACAGCCAAG gaaTTTGCTGACTCCCTATCCATCCCCTTCCTGGAGACCAGTGCGAAGGACGCAACTAACGTGGAGCAATCCTTCATGACCATGGCGGCTGAGATTAAGAAGCGCATGGGGCCCGGGGCCACGGCAGGAGGAGAGAAGCACAACCTGAAGATTGACAGCACTCCAGTGAGGCAGTCTGGGGGAGGATGCTGTTAG